In a genomic window of Candidatus Zymogenus saltonus:
- a CDS encoding SPFH domain-containing protein, which produces MFGIHYFKAEPTEFVRIRIGRRVKKEGEGISGYYLPYRTTVEMVSVAAIDQPFYFKEFSKDNQEVDIQGGFIFRVSSPKRVIETYNFSVDPTTKEYLTEDSMKLPEHILQLIKGKTRNIVQETPLAKLLLMGDKLAKDIIEGLGREEIFSDMGIDLRSLYFASIRPTPEIAKALEAEYREQLLQKADEAIYARRAQAVENERVIQQNEMKTKIELELKRKELVELEGKNIIQNAEYRAQAKERELKVYDKLGADKITAQALLAIGENAEKIGNLTITPDLLAQLLKK; this is translated from the coding sequence ATGTTTGGGATACACTATTTCAAGGCGGAGCCGACCGAGTTCGTTAGGATAAGGATCGGAAGGAGGGTCAAGAAGGAGGGCGAGGGGATCTCCGGGTACTACCTGCCCTACAGGACGACCGTGGAGATGGTCTCCGTGGCGGCGATCGACCAGCCCTTCTACTTCAAGGAATTCAGCAAAGACAACCAGGAAGTCGACATCCAGGGGGGATTCATATTCAGGGTCTCGAGTCCCAAGAGGGTCATCGAGACGTACAATTTTTCCGTAGATCCGACGACCAAGGAGTACCTGACCGAGGATTCCATGAAGCTCCCGGAGCATATCCTGCAGCTTATCAAGGGTAAGACGAGAAACATCGTTCAGGAGACCCCGCTGGCGAAGCTCCTACTGATGGGGGACAAGCTGGCCAAAGATATTATCGAAGGGCTGGGTAGGGAGGAGATATTCAGTGATATGGGTATTGATCTCAGGAGCCTCTACTTCGCCTCCATCAGGCCGACCCCAGAGATAGCGAAGGCCCTCGAGGCGGAGTACAGGGAACAGCTTCTTCAGAAGGCGGACGAGGCGATATACGCGAGAAGGGCGCAGGCGGTGGAGAATGAGAGGGTAATCCAGCAGAACGAGATGAAGACAAAGATCGAGCTGGAGCTTAAACGTAAGGAGCTGGTGGAGCTGGAGGGGAAGAACATAATCCAAAATGCGGAGTACAGGGCTCAGGCCAAGGAGAGGGAGCTAAAGGTCTACGATAAGCTCGGCGCCGATAAGATCACGGCCCAGGCGCTTTTGGCTATAGGCGAGAACGCCGAGAAGATCGGAAACCTCACCATAACCCCGGATCTCCTGGCGCAGCTGTTGAAGAAGTAG
- a CDS encoding two pore domain potassium channel family protein produces MLAFITMVIRFVRTIFRGLKDPEFRGLLYLVIFTLMSGTGFYHKAEGWKFIDSLYFSVVTLTTIGYGDLAPTKPISKIFTIIYIFIGIGILIMFIDKVARTTIAAKEEKRAIREAKKKEKKAKKEGKVD; encoded by the coding sequence ATGTTGGCCTTTATCACTATGGTGATCCGTTTCGTAAGGACGATCTTTAGGGGCCTCAAGGACCCGGAGTTTCGCGGCCTTCTTTATCTCGTGATCTTCACGCTGATGAGCGGAACGGGCTTCTACCACAAGGCGGAGGGATGGAAATTCATCGACTCCCTCTACTTCAGCGTGGTTACGCTGACGACGATCGGGTACGGCGACCTGGCGCCCACGAAGCCGATATCGAAGATATTCACGATAATCTACATCTTCATCGGGATAGGCATTCTGATAATGTTCATCGACAAGGTCGCCCGAACAACGATCGCGGCGAAAGAGGAGAAGAGGGCCATAAGAGAGGCCAAGAAGAAAGAGAAGAAGGCTAAGAAAGAGGGGAAGGTGGATTAG
- a CDS encoding L-2-amino-thiazoline-4-carboxylic acid hydrolase, with protein MKLENLKNYGVGLSRQLSALPSEVKKSVARLGTEIIFDEVGFMRIPKLIVIYFAEKRRMKRVDLSPVKEMGLDDEQFIREQITLAAVFSAIKRTAGADKANEIIRLLSERIGGDTLEYVMPAPDDFLEFKNPFHAFRDYLTSVAEGDNREGCHRVEIVENTGDNFQMNITYCVWYDIYRRLGVPEACLVSCYSDEVLLPNYLKPLGARFVRTGTIAGGAPVCDFRFERTAKK; from the coding sequence ATGAAATTGGAAAATCTCAAGAACTACGGCGTGGGTCTAAGCAGGCAGCTCAGCGCGCTGCCGTCGGAGGTGAAAAAGAGCGTCGCGAGGCTCGGCACGGAGATCATCTTCGACGAGGTCGGGTTCATGAGAATACCCAAGCTCATCGTGATCTACTTCGCGGAGAAGCGGCGGATGAAGAGGGTCGACCTCTCCCCCGTTAAGGAGATGGGGTTGGATGACGAGCAGTTCATAAGGGAGCAGATCACGCTCGCGGCGGTCTTCTCCGCGATAAAGAGGACGGCCGGGGCCGATAAGGCAAACGAGATTATTCGGCTGTTGAGCGAAAGGATCGGCGGGGATACGCTGGAATACGTCATGCCCGCGCCCGACGACTTCCTGGAATTTAAAAATCCATTCCACGCGTTTAGGGACTACCTGACATCGGTCGCCGAGGGTGACAACAGGGAGGGGTGCCACCGCGTCGAGATAGTCGAGAACACGGGCGACAACTTCCAGATGAACATCACCTACTGCGTCTGGTACGACATATACAGGAGGCTGGGCGTCCCGGAGGCGTGCCTCGTCAGCTGCTACTCGGACGAGGTCCTGCTCCCCAATTACCTTAAGCCGCTGGGCGCCAGGTTCGTGAGGACGGGCACCATCGCCGGGGGCGCTCCCGTCTGCGACTTCAGGTTCGAGCGAACGGCGAAGAAATAG
- a CDS encoding DUF262 domain-containing protein — MSETVFKQVNYDLNALVKYIELGEIGLPDIQRPFVWKNAKVRDLFDSMYQGYPVGYLLFWQNGISDDARVIGIDTKQKLPRLLIVDGQQRLTSLYAVLKNIPVVRENYSTEFIHIAFNPILEKFEVADAAIRRDKSYIPDISILWNKDTDLFEIVDRYLSELKDLREVNRSEEKKIKKAISKLQSLLSFPFTALELSANISEEDVADVFVRINSKGTPLNQADFILTLMSVFWDEGRTQLEQFCREARKPLRRDVSPFNYFIQPDPDQLLRVSVGIGFKRARLRYVYSMLRGKDLETEQFSDERRVEQFEVLKKAQERVINLLYWHDFMNCILLAGFRSDSMISSKNNLLFSYILYLMGRTEYGVDEYRLRRIIARWFFMSSITGRFTGSSESAMEFDLARFREVKDADNFVNILGNACDLALTEDYWKITLPNDLATSSPRSPSLFAYNAALVLLDARVLFSKLKVSELLDPVLQGIRSVVERHHLFPKGYLGTLGIIDLRETNQIANYALVEWGDNSKIMDQSPAKYLPGMISRFGKEELSRMYHWHALPGNWEQMNYSEFLEQRRELIAQVIQEGYLTLKVEQLGAAKDIPLSLSDIIKNGESSEVEYKSTLRVNLHTGSRDPKIELATLKTIAGFLNSNGGILTIGVADDQTPLGIDTDGFENEDKMSLHLVNLINDRIGPSKMQFIHARFEDYDSCRVMVIECSNAKSPTFVKDGSIERFYIRTGPSTTELSASQTQDYIKQRFKR; from the coding sequence ATGAGCGAAACAGTTTTTAAACAAGTAAACTACGATCTGAATGCTTTGGTTAAGTATATAGAATTAGGTGAGATAGGCCTACCCGACATTCAGCGCCCCTTTGTATGGAAAAATGCCAAAGTACGAGATTTGTTTGATTCTATGTACCAAGGCTATCCAGTTGGCTATTTGCTGTTTTGGCAAAACGGAATTTCTGATGATGCCCGCGTTATTGGCATAGATACCAAGCAAAAACTTCCTCGTTTACTGATCGTTGACGGCCAGCAACGTTTGACGTCCCTATATGCAGTTTTGAAAAATATCCCGGTTGTCCGCGAAAACTATAGTACTGAATTTATTCATATTGCATTTAACCCGATTTTGGAAAAATTCGAAGTAGCTGATGCAGCCATTCGCAGAGATAAGTCATACATCCCCGATATCTCCATATTGTGGAACAAGGATACGGATCTTTTTGAGATTGTTGACCGCTATCTTTCTGAATTGAAAGATTTACGCGAGGTCAACAGAAGTGAAGAAAAGAAGATAAAGAAGGCAATCTCAAAACTCCAGTCACTCTTGAGTTTTCCTTTTACTGCATTGGAGCTCTCGGCAAATATCAGCGAAGAGGATGTAGCTGATGTTTTTGTACGCATAAACAGTAAAGGTACACCGCTCAACCAGGCTGACTTTATTCTGACACTTATGTCGGTTTTCTGGGATGAAGGTAGAACCCAACTTGAACAGTTCTGCAGGGAGGCACGCAAACCATTAAGAAGGGATGTTTCACCATTCAATTATTTCATTCAACCTGATCCCGATCAACTGCTGCGGGTTAGTGTAGGAATTGGATTCAAGCGTGCGCGGCTCAGATATGTTTATTCCATGTTACGCGGAAAAGATCTGGAAACAGAACAATTCAGCGATGAGCGACGAGTTGAGCAGTTCGAAGTACTCAAAAAAGCTCAGGAACGCGTGATTAACCTCCTATACTGGCATGACTTCATGAATTGTATTTTGCTGGCAGGTTTCCGTAGTGACAGTATGATCAGTTCCAAGAACAATCTTCTTTTTTCTTACATCTTGTATCTCATGGGTCGAACCGAGTACGGTGTTGACGAATATCGCCTTCGTAGAATCATCGCGCGATGGTTTTTCATGTCCAGTATTACAGGACGTTTCACCGGTTCGTCGGAATCTGCTATGGAGTTTGATTTAGCACGCTTTCGCGAAGTGAAAGATGCGGATAATTTTGTGAACATATTAGGAAACGCCTGCGATCTGGCATTAACAGAAGACTACTGGAAAATAACCCTGCCTAATGACTTAGCAACATCATCGCCTCGCAGCCCTTCGTTATTTGCCTATAACGCTGCACTCGTGTTACTTGACGCTCGTGTTCTGTTTTCCAAATTGAAAGTTTCGGAACTGTTGGATCCGGTATTACAAGGGATTCGTAGTGTTGTAGAGCGACATCATCTTTTTCCAAAGGGCTATCTTGGGACTCTCGGTATTATAGATTTACGAGAAACAAATCAAATCGCTAACTATGCACTTGTTGAGTGGGGCGATAATAGTAAGATTATGGATCAATCTCCGGCTAAGTATCTACCAGGGATGATATCGCGTTTCGGGAAAGAAGAACTATCACGTATGTACCATTGGCATGCGCTACCAGGAAATTGGGAGCAGATGAATTATAGCGAGTTCTTGGAACAACGACGTGAATTGATTGCGCAGGTAATTCAGGAAGGTTATCTAACACTGAAGGTTGAACAACTTGGAGCAGCTAAAGATATACCTCTTTCCTTAAGCGATATAATCAAAAATGGAGAATCCAGTGAAGTTGAATATAAATCTACTTTACGAGTCAATCTTCATACTGGTAGCAGAGACCCAAAAATTGAATTGGCAACACTGAAAACAATTGCAGGATTTCTTAATTCAAATGGTGGTATTCTTACAATCGGTGTTGCGGATGATCAAACTCCTCTTGGCATTGATACTGATGGTTTTGAAAATGAAGACAAGATGAGCCTTCACCTTGTTAATTTGATTAATGATCGTATCGGACCGTCAAAGATGCAGTTTATACATGCACGCTTTGAAGATTATGATAGTTGTCGGGTCATGGTAATTGAATGCTCCAATGCTAAATCGCCAACATTTGTAAAAGATGGAAGTATTGAGCGTTTTTATATCCGAACTGGCCCTTCCACAACAGAACTAAGTGCCAGTCAAACTCAAGATTATATCAAACAAAGATTCAAGAGATAA